One Kutzneria kofuensis DNA window includes the following coding sequences:
- a CDS encoding GlxA family transcriptional regulator, with protein MHRVAFVVVPPVYSFDLAIAQMVLDAARPDGRAGYEVITCAARPGRVEALGGPDVVVEHDLAAAGNADSVIVIGGGGRADVDPGVLTVVREAEASGARVAGICTGAFVLAQAGVLDGRRATTHWGLTDELARRHPAVTVVPDVLYVADGPVLTCAGAGACVELCLHLVRADYGAAVAGACARLAVAAPPRPGGQAQVVQTPLPSATDTSLAVTREWALRRLDRPISLNDLAAHAGVSVRTLTRRFHAETGLSPLQWLLHRRLDRARQLLETTTLPMDKVAWHSGMGTADSLRQHMVRRVGVTPTAYRTSFSRGQIAR; from the coding sequence ATGCATCGGGTCGCGTTTGTCGTCGTGCCTCCGGTGTACTCGTTCGACCTCGCGATCGCCCAGATGGTGCTGGACGCGGCCCGCCCCGACGGCCGCGCCGGCTATGAAGTGATCACGTGCGCGGCCCGGCCGGGGCGGGTCGAGGCGCTCGGCGGACCCGACGTGGTCGTCGAGCACGATCTGGCCGCCGCCGGGAACGCCGACAGCGTGATCGTGATCGGCGGCGGAGGCCGCGCGGACGTCGACCCGGGCGTACTGACGGTCGTGCGCGAGGCCGAGGCTTCCGGCGCCCGCGTCGCGGGGATCTGCACGGGCGCCTTCGTGCTGGCTCAGGCCGGGGTCCTGGACGGCCGCCGCGCGACCACGCACTGGGGCCTGACCGACGAACTGGCCCGCCGGCACCCGGCCGTCACGGTGGTCCCCGACGTGCTGTACGTCGCCGACGGCCCCGTGCTGACCTGCGCCGGGGCCGGTGCCTGCGTCGAGTTGTGCCTGCACCTCGTCCGCGCCGACTACGGCGCCGCCGTGGCCGGCGCGTGCGCCCGGCTGGCCGTGGCCGCACCGCCGCGCCCCGGCGGCCAGGCCCAGGTCGTCCAGACGCCGCTCCCCTCGGCCACGGACACCTCGCTCGCCGTCACCCGGGAATGGGCGCTGCGCCGACTCGACCGGCCGATCAGCCTGAACGACCTGGCCGCGCACGCCGGCGTCAGCGTGCGCACACTCACCCGCCGCTTCCACGCGGAGACCGGCCTCAGCCCGCTGCAGTGGCTGTTGCACCGCCGCCTGGACCGGGCCCGTCAACTGCTCGAAACCACGACGCTCCCCATGGACAAGGTCGCCTGGCACAGCGGCATGGGGACCGCCGACTCGCTTCGGCAGCACATGGTCCGCCGGGTGGGCGTCACTCCGACCGCCTACCGCACCTCGTTCAGTCGCGGGCAGATCGCCCGGTGA
- a CDS encoding RICIN domain-containing protein, whose amino-acid sequence MRTRTGPGRLLLALGAALALAVPLLAPGSSHATPAASLTVDLASPRGPSTGVGEGFLYGISSDGTQPVDQYLKPLGINAFRGGGWFSGGWIKDGYRFGPATQADLDSMISQAKRLTQPPYHAQYQALLTDIYGLNGGQPANTTYPCDNGNCSNWVSFIDATVGALQASGLKFAYDIDNEPDISVFWTRGVNSAQYFQMWDTAFREIRRLAPGAQIVGPSFAFTPQARSSQWQTWLTHVKAAGTVPDMITNHDEGDVDDPVTVSQSLNNALTTAGLGPVPLSANEYQPADRQTAGVTAWYLARFAQSGYTNAMRGNWVCCITPNLTGVLTQSGGTWQPTGNWWALRDYADLTGTLVATSGQVGSTAISASEDATATRAVAIIGDANGTTGTSSVTFTGLASVPWLANNGSVNVTVHRIPDQAPLSAPQVVYNQNVNATGGSITLPITFQASHDAFAVYLTPASTGGGGFPSGNHQLVIASNNLCLDVYGASSSAGAVIDQWTCNGQANQQFQFVPASGGYGELRAQGSGQDVTVANGSTAQGTPDIVQGSPGTTAANLWQPVQQSDGSYEFRNQNSGLCLDVYGAGSNLGQQLDQWPCKDAPGTNQDFMLR is encoded by the coding sequence ATGAGAACGAGAACCGGACCCGGTCGGCTGCTGCTGGCCCTCGGCGCAGCCCTGGCCTTGGCCGTCCCCCTGCTCGCCCCCGGATCCAGCCACGCCACCCCGGCCGCCTCACTGACCGTGGACCTCGCCTCACCCCGCGGACCCTCAACCGGGGTAGGCGAAGGCTTCCTCTACGGCATCAGCTCCGACGGCACCCAACCCGTCGACCAGTACCTCAAACCCCTGGGCATCAACGCCTTCCGCGGCGGCGGCTGGTTCTCCGGCGGCTGGATCAAGGACGGCTACCGCTTCGGCCCGGCCACCCAGGCCGACCTCGACTCGATGATCTCCCAGGCCAAACGACTGACCCAACCGCCCTACCACGCCCAGTACCAGGCGCTGCTCACCGACATCTACGGCCTCAACGGCGGCCAACCCGCCAACACCACCTACCCCTGCGACAACGGCAACTGCTCCAACTGGGTCAGCTTCATCGACGCCACCGTCGGCGCGCTACAAGCCTCAGGCCTGAAGTTCGCCTACGACATCGACAACGAACCCGACATCTCCGTGTTCTGGACCCGCGGCGTGAACAGCGCCCAGTACTTCCAGATGTGGGACACCGCCTTCCGCGAGATCCGCCGCCTCGCCCCCGGCGCGCAGATCGTCGGCCCGTCCTTCGCCTTCACCCCCCAGGCCAGGTCGTCGCAGTGGCAGACCTGGCTGACCCACGTGAAGGCGGCCGGCACCGTCCCGGACATGATCACCAACCACGACGAGGGCGACGTCGACGACCCGGTCACCGTCTCCCAGTCGCTGAACAACGCCCTGACCACCGCCGGCCTCGGCCCGGTCCCGCTGTCGGCCAACGAGTACCAGCCCGCCGACCGGCAGACCGCCGGCGTGACCGCCTGGTACCTGGCCCGCTTCGCCCAGTCCGGCTACACCAACGCCATGCGCGGCAACTGGGTCTGCTGCATCACCCCCAACCTCACCGGGGTCCTGACCCAAAGCGGCGGGACCTGGCAGCCCACCGGCAACTGGTGGGCACTGCGCGACTACGCCGACCTGACCGGAACCCTCGTGGCCACCTCGGGCCAGGTCGGCTCGACCGCGATCTCGGCCTCGGAGGACGCCACCGCCACACGCGCGGTCGCGATCATCGGCGACGCCAACGGGACCACCGGCACCTCGTCGGTCACCTTCACCGGCCTGGCATCGGTCCCCTGGCTCGCGAACAACGGCAGCGTGAACGTCACCGTCCACCGCATCCCCGACCAGGCCCCGCTGTCCGCGCCGCAGGTGGTGTACAACCAGAACGTCAACGCCACGGGGGGATCGATCACCTTGCCGATCACCTTCCAGGCCTCCCACGACGCGTTCGCCGTCTACCTCACACCGGCCTCGACCGGCGGCGGCGGGTTCCCCAGCGGCAACCACCAGCTCGTGATCGCCAGCAACAACCTCTGCCTGGACGTGTACGGCGCCAGCTCCAGCGCCGGCGCGGTGATCGACCAGTGGACCTGCAACGGCCAGGCCAACCAGCAGTTCCAGTTCGTGCCCGCCTCCGGTGGCTACGGCGAGCTGCGGGCCCAGGGCTCCGGCCAGGACGTGACGGTCGCCAACGGCTCCACCGCCCAAGGCACCCCCGACATCGTCCAGGGTTCGCCGGGCACCACGGCCGCCAACCTGTGGCAACCGGTGCAGCAGTCCGACGGCTCGTACGAGTTCCGCAACCAGAACAGTGGCCTGTGCCTGGACGTGTACGGGGCCGGCAGCAACCTCGGCCAGCAGCTGGACCAGTGGCCGTGCAAGGACGCGCCCGGCACCAACCAGGACTTCATGCTCCGCTGA
- a CDS encoding ricin-type beta-trefoil lectin domain protein, which translates to MTTFGKDTVDSRSRLLRRVLVALGVVALVVGGVVGLTAAPAQAATSITVNGASGGRTFDGVGAISGGGGNSRLLIDYPEPERGQILDYLFKPGYGAAVQMLKIEIGGDTNSTSGAEPSIEHTRGAVNCDVGYEFWLAQQAKARNPNIKLYGLAWGAPGWIGNGNFWSTDMVNYLVSWLGCAKQHNLPIDYLGGWNERGYNVGWYENLRSTLNSSGYSGVKIVGADSDWTIANDINSNPAFASAISVIGTHYPCGYRSSQANCGVPAAATSSGKTLWASENGSDDYNTGSQAMARGINRGYIDGKMTAYLNWPIVAAITPNLPYPTMGLVLASQPWSGHYSVGKNAWVQAQTTQFTAPGWHYLDASSGYLGGNRNNGSYVTLKSTNNSDYSTVIETVDAGSAQTLNFNVTGGLSTGAVHVWSTNLNSNNQADYFVHEADITPSGGSYSLTVQPGRVYTVTTTTGQGKGTAAGPASGGLSLPYTDNFDNYATGAEAKYLMDWQGAFEVAGCGGGRAGQCVRQMSAQAPITWDTLSDPHAMLGEVSWSNYTVSSDVLLEKSGYAELMGRANTQSYGGAGGLNAYHLRVSETGAWSILSSNTNANVSTLAHGTVAALGTNRWHSLALTFAGSAITASIDGVTVGSANDRTWGAGQAGYATSQGETAQFDNLSITPGSGGGGGGATGTIVGTGSGRCVDVPNASQTPGTQVELWDCNGGANQQWTATAASELQVYGSDCLDAAGQSAGAKVDIATCTGGANQKWSTNADGTITNPQSGLCLDATGAGTGNGTLIELWTCNGGSNQQWIRN; encoded by the coding sequence ATGACCACGTTCGGGAAGGACACTGTGGACAGTCGTAGCAGACTTCTGCGTCGCGTGCTCGTCGCACTCGGCGTTGTCGCCCTGGTCGTTGGCGGCGTGGTGGGCCTGACCGCCGCGCCGGCCCAGGCCGCGACGTCGATCACGGTCAACGGCGCCTCCGGCGGGCGGACGTTCGACGGCGTGGGGGCGATCAGCGGCGGGGGCGGCAACTCCCGACTGTTGATCGACTACCCGGAGCCGGAGCGCGGCCAGATCCTGGACTACCTGTTCAAGCCGGGCTACGGCGCCGCGGTGCAGATGCTCAAGATCGAGATCGGTGGCGACACCAACTCCACCTCCGGCGCGGAGCCGAGCATCGAACACACGCGCGGCGCGGTGAACTGCGATGTCGGCTACGAGTTCTGGCTGGCCCAGCAGGCCAAGGCCCGCAACCCCAACATCAAGCTGTACGGGCTGGCCTGGGGTGCGCCCGGCTGGATCGGCAACGGCAACTTCTGGTCCACCGACATGGTCAACTACCTGGTGTCGTGGCTGGGCTGCGCCAAGCAGCACAACCTGCCCATCGACTACCTCGGCGGCTGGAACGAGCGCGGCTACAACGTCGGCTGGTACGAGAACCTGCGGTCCACGCTGAACTCCAGCGGCTACTCCGGCGTGAAGATCGTCGGCGCCGACTCGGACTGGACGATCGCCAACGACATCAACTCCAACCCGGCCTTCGCGTCGGCGATCAGCGTCATCGGCACGCACTACCCGTGCGGCTACCGCTCCTCCCAGGCCAACTGCGGCGTGCCGGCGGCGGCCACCTCGTCCGGGAAGACGTTGTGGGCCAGTGAGAACGGCTCGGACGACTACAACACCGGCTCGCAGGCGATGGCCCGCGGCATCAACCGCGGGTACATCGACGGCAAGATGACCGCGTACCTCAACTGGCCGATCGTCGCCGCGATCACGCCGAACCTGCCCTATCCCACCATGGGCCTGGTGCTGGCCTCGCAGCCCTGGTCCGGGCACTACTCGGTGGGCAAGAACGCCTGGGTGCAGGCGCAGACGACCCAGTTCACCGCGCCGGGCTGGCACTACCTGGACGCTTCCAGCGGCTACCTCGGCGGCAACCGGAACAACGGCAGCTACGTCACGCTGAAGTCCACGAACAACAGCGACTACAGCACGGTCATCGAAACTGTCGACGCCGGCAGCGCGCAGACGCTGAACTTCAACGTGACCGGCGGCCTGTCCACCGGTGCGGTGCACGTGTGGTCCACCAACCTGAACTCCAACAACCAGGCCGACTACTTCGTGCACGAGGCCGACATCACCCCGTCCGGCGGCAGCTACAGCCTGACCGTGCAGCCCGGGCGGGTGTACACCGTCACCACCACGACCGGGCAGGGCAAGGGCACCGCGGCCGGTCCCGCATCGGGCGGCCTGAGCCTGCCGTACACCGACAACTTCGACAACTACGCCACCGGCGCCGAGGCGAAGTACCTGATGGACTGGCAGGGCGCCTTCGAGGTGGCCGGCTGCGGCGGCGGGCGCGCGGGTCAGTGCGTGCGGCAGATGAGCGCGCAGGCCCCGATCACCTGGGACACGCTGTCGGATCCGCATGCCATGCTCGGCGAGGTGAGCTGGAGCAACTACACCGTCTCCTCCGACGTGCTGCTCGAGAAGTCCGGGTACGCCGAGCTGATGGGTCGCGCCAACACGCAGTCGTACGGTGGAGCCGGCGGGCTCAACGCCTACCACCTGCGCGTCAGCGAGACCGGGGCCTGGTCCATCCTGAGCTCCAACACCAACGCCAACGTCTCCACCCTGGCCCACGGCACCGTCGCGGCGCTGGGCACCAACCGCTGGCACAGCCTGGCCCTCACCTTCGCCGGTAGCGCCATCACCGCCAGCATCGACGGTGTCACGGTCGGGTCGGCCAACGACCGGACCTGGGGTGCGGGGCAGGCCGGCTACGCGACCAGTCAGGGTGAGACGGCGCAGTTCGACAACCTGTCCATCACCCCGGGCAGCGGGGGCGGCGGCGGTGGCGCGACCGGCACGATCGTCGGGACCGGCTCCGGGCGCTGCGTCGACGTGCCCAACGCCAGCCAGACCCCCGGCACGCAGGTGGAGTTGTGGGACTGCAACGGCGGCGCCAACCAGCAGTGGACCGCGACCGCCGCAAGCGAGCTCCAGGTCTACGGCAGCGACTGCCTGGACGCCGCCGGCCAGAGCGCCGGCGCCAAGGTCGACATCGCGACCTGCACCGGCGGCGCCAACCAGAAGTGGTCCACCAACGCCGACGGAACGATCACCAACCCCCAGTCGGGGCTCTGCCTGGACGCCACCGGGGCGGGAACCGGCAACGGCACGCTGATCGAGCTGTGGACGTGCAACGGCGGGAGCAACCAGCAATGGATCCGGAACTAG
- a CDS encoding endo-1,4-beta-xylanase: MFPCIRSARPRRPRSGVLGAVTALVAASVLTLVTAPFAHAASPLRSLAEAKGKYIGTELTGNMVYNSTVTSLAAGQFDMVTPGNEMKWDTTEPSNGSYNFGPGDTIVSFAQSHNMRVRGHNLVWHSQLPGWVNGVPRNQVQGVMESHITAEVSHYKGKIYAWDVINEPFNEDGSLRQDAFYNAMGSGYLADAIRTAHAADPSAVLYINDYNIEGENAKSNALYSLAQSMLAQGVPLGGIGLEGHFIVGQVPSSMLANMQRFAALGLDVAVTELDDRVQLPASSGSLQQQATDYATVINDCLAVTRCPGVSQWGVGDADSWIPGTFPGQGAATMYDSNYQPKPAYNSTATALGGSGGGGGGTGTGPLHAVGAGKCLDVPNSSTTAGTQLDIRSCSGGANQTFTRTASGQLTVYNGADCLDANGKGTTAGTKVIIWSCNGQANQQWNINADGTVTGVQSGLCLDVTGASTADGALVQLWTCNGNSNQHWTFG; this comes from the coding sequence ATGTTTCCCTGCATTCGCTCCGCCCGACCACGACGTCCCCGATCCGGCGTCCTCGGCGCCGTGACGGCCCTCGTCGCCGCGTCGGTCCTCACCCTGGTCACGGCGCCGTTCGCGCACGCCGCCTCGCCGCTGCGGTCGCTGGCCGAGGCCAAGGGCAAGTACATCGGCACCGAGTTGACCGGCAACATGGTCTACAACTCGACGGTCACGTCGTTGGCCGCGGGTCAGTTCGACATGGTGACTCCGGGCAACGAGATGAAGTGGGACACGACCGAGCCGTCCAACGGTAGTTACAACTTCGGTCCGGGTGACACGATCGTCTCCTTTGCGCAGTCGCACAACATGCGGGTGCGTGGGCACAATCTGGTGTGGCACAGTCAGTTGCCGGGGTGGGTCAACGGTGTGCCGCGTAACCAGGTGCAGGGCGTGATGGAGTCGCACATCACGGCCGAGGTGAGTCATTACAAGGGCAAGATCTATGCCTGGGATGTGATCAACGAGCCGTTCAACGAGGACGGCAGTTTGCGGCAGGACGCGTTCTACAACGCGATGGGCTCTGGTTATCTGGCTGACGCGATCCGCACGGCGCATGCTGCGGATCCGAGCGCGGTGTTGTACATCAATGATTACAACATCGAGGGTGAGAACGCGAAGAGCAACGCGTTGTACAGTCTGGCGCAGTCGATGCTGGCTCAGGGTGTTCCGTTGGGTGGTATCGGCTTGGAGGGGCATTTCATCGTCGGGCAGGTGCCGTCGTCGATGTTGGCCAACATGCAGCGGTTCGCGGCGTTGGGTCTGGATGTGGCGGTGACCGAGTTGGATGACCGTGTGCAGTTGCCGGCCAGCAGTGGCAGTTTGCAGCAGCAGGCCACCGACTACGCCACGGTGATCAATGACTGTTTGGCGGTGACGCGGTGTCCGGGGGTGTCGCAGTGGGGTGTCGGTGACGCGGACTCGTGGATTCCGGGTACGTTCCCGGGTCAGGGCGCGGCGACCATGTATGACAGCAACTATCAGCCCAAGCCGGCTTACAATTCCACCGCCACGGCCCTCGGCGGCTCGGGTGGTGGTGGCGGCGGAACCGGCACCGGCCCGCTGCACGCGGTCGGTGCGGGCAAGTGCCTGGACGTGCCGAACTCGTCCACCACGGCCGGCACGCAGCTGGACATCCGCTCCTGCTCCGGCGGCGCCAACCAGACCTTCACCCGGACCGCCTCGGGCCAGCTGACCGTCTACAACGGCGCGGACTGCCTGGACGCCAACGGCAAGGGCACCACCGCCGGCACCAAGGTGATCATCTGGTCCTGCAACGGGCAGGCCAACCAGCAGTGGAACATCAACGCCGACGGCACCGTCACCGGCGTCCAGTCCGGACTGTGCCTGGACGTGACCGGCGCCAGCACCGCCGACGGCGCGCTGGTGCAGCTGTGGACGTGCAACGGCAACAGCAACCAGCACTGGACCTTCGGATGA